One stretch of Chryseobacterium fluminis DNA includes these proteins:
- a CDS encoding DUF2975 domain-containing protein, with protein sequence MNQSKNISQILFYLCTLLSAGYLTTFLYSVFCLLTGFAVIPYKKDHYLHINYPLTGKPFLNIENNFPYIILSFLLVLLTYGIFFWLSAKVFRVFFQSKLFTEGNIIHLKRFYIYNIFFPLPLVIIATFFVEVESFIWGLVFIHFMLGIFCYFLANIFKQGLHLQNEQDLFI encoded by the coding sequence ATGAATCAGAGTAAAAACATTTCACAGATCCTGTTTTACCTTTGTACCTTATTATCTGCGGGCTATCTTACCACATTTCTCTATTCGGTATTTTGCCTGTTGACAGGTTTTGCTGTTATTCCCTATAAAAAAGATCATTATCTGCATATTAATTATCCGCTTACCGGGAAGCCTTTTCTGAACATCGAAAATAACTTTCCCTATATCATCCTGTCTTTTTTATTGGTTCTATTAACCTATGGAATCTTTTTCTGGTTGTCAGCAAAAGTGTTCAGGGTTTTCTTTCAGTCAAAATTATTTACAGAAGGAAACATCATTCACCTTAAAAGATTTTATATCTATAACATTTTCTTTCCTTTACCGCTGGTCATTATAGCAACCTTCTTTGTGGAAGTGGAAAGTTTTATCTGGGGACTGGTCTTTATTCATTTCATGCTGGGAATTTTCTGTTATTTCCTTGCTAATATTTTTAAACAGGGATTACATTTACAAAACGAACAAGATCTATTTATATAA